In a single window of the Luteibacter rhizovicinus DSM 16549 genome:
- a CDS encoding reprolysin-like metallopeptidase: MESNILPSNIPINITYMQPIPGISDFSYGTSSSMTTWRAAAERYVTSRGIRRTWKNKYVLVTRLRPAKGKLGQAIPAGGVAIAGLTGPYSVIAHELGHLFGARHADAEWRWGWWPCTTNMHFDNAALLANCYQYSATNVTRIQNYVDLKGYIPP; encoded by the coding sequence ATGGAGTCGAACATCCTGCCCTCCAACATACCGATCAACATCACCTACATGCAGCCGATTCCCGGCATCAGTGACTTCTCCTACGGCACATCCTCGTCAATGACCACGTGGCGCGCCGCTGCCGAACGGTACGTGACCAGCCGCGGCATCCGCCGGACATGGAAGAACAAGTATGTCCTTGTCACGCGCCTCCGGCCCGCTAAAGGAAAGCTGGGTCAGGCCATCCCCGCGGGAGGCGTGGCTATCGCAGGATTGACCGGCCCTTACAGCGTGATCGCGCATGAACTCGGGCATCTTTTCGGGGCCCGACATGCCGACGCGGAGTGGCGATGGGGCTGGTGGCCGTGTACGACCAACATGCACTTCGACAACGCGGCACTTCTGGCCAATTGTTATCAGTACTCGGCGACGAACGTCACCCGTATCCAGAACTACGTCGATCTCAAGGGATATATTCCTCCCTGA
- the ettA gene encoding energy-dependent translational throttle protein EttA, whose translation MQYIYTMNGVSKIVPPKRQIIKDISLSFFPGAKIGLLGINGSGKSTVLRIMAGVDTDFQGEARANPGTKIGYLAQEPDLDPTKTVREVVEEGVAEVLDAQKRLEEVYAAYAEEGADFDKLAKEQEALEGILAANDAHALERQLEVAADALRLPPWEALVGPLSGGEKRRVALCRLLLSKPDMLLLDEPTNHLDAESVDWLETFLHDYPGTVVAVTHDRYFLDNAAEWILELDRGRGIPWKGNYTEWLEQKGERLQQEANQEKSRQKALAKELEWIRTAAKGRQSKGKARINRFEELNSVEYQRRNETNEIFIPPGERLGQEVIEFKNVTKSFGDRVLIEDLSFKIPPGAIVGIIGPNGAGKSTLMKMIMNLEKPDTGEVKHGHTVKLAYVDQSRDALDPKNNVWQEVSGGSDILQIGNFEIQSRAYIGRFNFKGTDQQKIVGSLSGGERGRLHMAKTLLQGGNVLLLDEPSNDLDVETLRALEDALLEFPGCAVVISHDRWFLDRIATHIIAFEGDSHVEFFPGNYNEYEADKKRRFGDDAGPKRVKYKKLV comes from the coding sequence ATGCAGTACATCTACACCATGAACGGGGTGAGCAAGATCGTCCCCCCGAAGCGCCAGATCATCAAGGACATCTCCCTGTCCTTCTTCCCCGGCGCCAAGATCGGCCTGCTGGGCATCAACGGCTCGGGCAAGTCGACGGTGCTGCGGATCATGGCCGGCGTCGACACCGACTTCCAGGGTGAGGCACGCGCCAATCCGGGCACGAAGATCGGCTACCTGGCCCAGGAACCGGATCTCGATCCGACCAAGACCGTCCGCGAAGTGGTCGAAGAAGGCGTCGCCGAAGTCCTCGACGCACAGAAGCGCCTGGAAGAGGTCTACGCCGCGTACGCCGAGGAAGGTGCCGATTTCGACAAGTTGGCAAAGGAGCAGGAAGCCCTCGAGGGCATCCTCGCCGCGAACGACGCGCACGCCCTCGAGCGCCAGCTTGAAGTGGCCGCCGACGCCCTTCGCCTGCCGCCGTGGGAAGCCTTGGTCGGACCCCTGTCCGGTGGTGAGAAGCGCCGCGTCGCCCTGTGCCGCCTGCTGCTTTCCAAGCCGGACATGCTCCTGCTCGACGAGCCGACCAACCATCTGGACGCCGAGTCGGTGGACTGGCTGGAAACCTTCCTGCACGACTACCCCGGCACCGTCGTGGCGGTCACGCATGATCGCTACTTTCTCGACAACGCGGCCGAGTGGATCCTCGAGCTCGATCGCGGCCGGGGCATCCCCTGGAAGGGCAACTACACCGAGTGGCTGGAGCAGAAGGGCGAACGCCTGCAGCAGGAAGCCAACCAGGAAAAGTCGCGCCAGAAGGCGCTGGCCAAGGAACTGGAGTGGATCCGCACGGCCGCCAAGGGTCGTCAGTCCAAGGGCAAGGCCCGTATCAACCGTTTCGAGGAGCTGAACTCGGTCGAGTACCAGCGCCGCAACGAAACCAATGAAATCTTCATTCCGCCGGGCGAGCGTCTTGGCCAGGAAGTGATCGAGTTCAAGAACGTCACCAAGTCGTTCGGTGATCGCGTCCTGATCGAAGACCTGTCGTTCAAGATCCCGCCGGGTGCCATCGTCGGCATCATCGGCCCGAACGGCGCCGGCAAATCCACGCTCATGAAGATGATCATGAATTTGGAGAAGCCCGATACCGGTGAGGTCAAGCACGGCCACACGGTCAAGCTGGCCTACGTGGACCAGTCGCGTGACGCGCTCGACCCGAAGAACAACGTCTGGCAGGAAGTGTCGGGCGGTTCTGACATCCTGCAGATCGGCAACTTCGAGATCCAGTCGCGCGCCTACATCGGCCGCTTCAACTTCAAGGGTACCGACCAGCAGAAGATCGTCGGCAGCCTGTCCGGTGGTGAACGTGGCCGCCTGCACATGGCCAAGACCCTGCTCCAGGGTGGCAACGTGCTGCTGCTCGATGAGCCGTCCAACGATCTGGACGTCGAAACGCTGCGCGCCCTCGAAGACGCGCTGCTCGAATTCCCCGGCTGCGCCGTGGTCATCTCCCATGACCGCTGGTTCCTCGATCGTATCGCCACGCACATCATCGCGTTCGAAGGCGATTCCCACGTCGAGTTCTTCCCGGGCAACTACAACGAGTACGAAGCCGACAAGAAGCGCCGTTTTGGCGACGATGCCGGCCCGAAGCGCGTCAAGTACAAAAAGCTGGTCTGA
- the pyrF gene encoding orotidine-5'-phosphate decarboxylase: MNFMTTLKDAWRRNDSLVCVGLDPEPGRLPAGLSGNEGIFTFCRDIVDATAGLVCAYKPQIAHFAAQRAEGVLERLIAHIHERHPGIPVILDAKRGDIGSTARHYAAEAFERYDADAVTLNPYLGRDSIDPFLERADKGVILLCRTSNPGGADFQALDCGGQPLYIRVAETIARDWNGNGNCALVTGATWPEELGRVRAVVGDMPLLVPGIGAQGGDIEAVMAQGRTAEGTGLMISSSRAILYASAGSDFADVAHRAADEMRKSVNSHRQ, from the coding sequence ATGAACTTCATGACCACCCTGAAGGACGCCTGGCGTCGCAACGACTCCCTGGTTTGTGTCGGGCTCGACCCGGAACCCGGTCGCCTTCCCGCCGGTCTCTCCGGTAACGAGGGCATTTTCACCTTCTGCCGTGACATCGTTGACGCGACCGCCGGACTGGTCTGCGCCTACAAACCCCAGATCGCCCACTTCGCCGCGCAGCGTGCGGAAGGCGTGCTGGAACGATTGATTGCCCATATCCACGAGCGGCACCCCGGCATCCCGGTGATCCTGGACGCCAAACGCGGGGACATCGGCTCCACCGCCCGGCATTACGCCGCCGAGGCCTTCGAGCGCTACGACGCCGACGCCGTCACCCTCAACCCCTACCTCGGCCGGGATTCCATCGATCCCTTCCTGGAGCGCGCCGACAAGGGCGTGATCCTGCTCTGCCGCACGTCCAACCCGGGCGGCGCCGATTTCCAGGCACTCGATTGCGGCGGACAGCCGCTCTACATCCGGGTCGCGGAGACGATCGCCCGGGATTGGAACGGAAACGGCAACTGTGCGCTGGTCACGGGTGCAACCTGGCCGGAAGAGCTTGGCCGGGTTCGCGCCGTGGTTGGCGACATGCCCTTGCTGGTCCCCGGCATCGGCGCCCAGGGTGGCGATATCGAAGCTGTCATGGCCCAGGGAAGGACCGCAGAGGGTACCGGCCTGATGATTTCTTCTTCGCGCGCCATCCTTTACGCTAGCGCCGGCTCGGACTTCGCGGACGTAGCACATCGGGCGGCGGATGAAATGAGAAAATCGGTCAACTCGCACCGCCAATAA
- the def gene encoding peptide deformylase, giving the protein MIHEILKMGDERLLRIAPPVPDAMIGSTELDALIADMFDTMHHAGGVGLAAPQIGVDLQLVIFGFDSSERYPDAPPVPETILLNPVITPLSQDMEEGWEGCLSVPGLRGAVNRYSLIRYQGIGPKGEVIDRTAEGFHARVVQHECDHLIGRLYPSRITDFGKFGYTEVLFPGMDIGDD; this is encoded by the coding sequence ATGATTCACGAGATCCTCAAGATGGGCGACGAGCGCCTGTTGCGCATCGCGCCCCCGGTTCCCGATGCCATGATCGGCAGCACCGAACTGGATGCCCTCATCGCCGACATGTTCGACACGATGCACCACGCCGGTGGCGTGGGCCTGGCGGCGCCGCAGATCGGCGTGGACCTGCAACTGGTGATCTTCGGGTTCGACAGCAGCGAGCGCTATCCGGATGCACCGCCGGTGCCGGAGACGATCCTGCTCAATCCGGTGATCACACCGCTGTCGCAGGACATGGAAGAGGGCTGGGAGGGGTGTCTTTCCGTCCCCGGGCTACGCGGGGCGGTGAATCGTTACTCGTTGATCCGCTACCAGGGCATCGGGCCCAAGGGCGAGGTCATCGATCGTACGGCGGAAGGCTTTCACGCCCGGGTGGTCCAGCACGAGTGCGACCATCTGATCGGCCGCCTTTACCCTTCGCGGATTACCGATTTCGGCAAGTTCGGATACACCGAGGTGCTCTTTCCCGGCATGGACATCGGCGACGATTGA
- a CDS encoding carbon starvation CstA family protein, protein MHSAIPKPSPAGKILWAAIAIVGAWCLGVVALRRDEPINAIWLVTASIAVFLIGYRFYSRMIATGVLQLDPSRATPAVLRNDGLDYVPTDRWVVFGHHFAAIAGAGPLVGPVLAAQMGYLPGTLWILVGVVFAGAVQDFMILGLSLRRDGRSLGHMLREELGEVPGVIAMVGVLVLMMIVLAVLALVVVKALTHSPWGTFTVAATIPIALLMGVYLRYIRPGRILEVSIIGLVLLLASIWYGKTVNDTPAMAVLFDFDAKALAWLLIGYGFFASVLPVWLLLAPRDYLSTFLKIGTIALLALAIFLAAPTLQMPAVTKFIDGTGPVFAGNLFPFLFITIACGAVSGWHSIIASGTTPKLLANEGEARMVGYGGMLMEAFVAIMALIAASSLHPGVYFAMNSPGALVGTTVEQAAQTISTWGFLVTPQELTETAKNIGEGTILGRAGGAPTLAVGMAQLLHGILPGEGMMAMWYHYAILFEALFILTTVDAGTRVGRFMIQELAGMAYAPLKETKSWVSNIIATVICVGLWGYFLYQGAVDPLGGINTLWPLFGIANQMLAAIALMLATLVTVKLKRERYVLVPGLPAAWLVICTLTAAGQKLFDDKISFTAAAQKYADAMASGKLLAPAKTAEEMQRIVTNNRVDMVLTGLFMLLVLTMLFFSLRAIARAWRANHPTAHEEPYVALSSVAS, encoded by the coding sequence ATGCACAGTGCCATTCCGAAACCGAGCCCCGCAGGGAAGATCCTGTGGGCCGCCATCGCCATCGTCGGCGCCTGGTGCCTGGGTGTCGTCGCCCTGCGACGGGACGAACCGATCAATGCGATCTGGCTGGTCACCGCGTCCATCGCGGTCTTCCTCATCGGCTACCGCTTCTACAGCCGGATGATCGCCACGGGCGTTCTCCAGCTGGACCCGTCGCGTGCCACGCCAGCCGTCCTGCGCAATGACGGTCTCGACTATGTACCCACCGATCGCTGGGTCGTCTTCGGCCATCACTTCGCCGCCATCGCCGGCGCCGGCCCCCTGGTCGGCCCCGTCCTCGCGGCACAGATGGGCTACCTGCCCGGCACCCTGTGGATCCTCGTCGGCGTCGTCTTCGCCGGCGCCGTGCAGGATTTCATGATCCTCGGGCTCTCGCTTCGCCGCGACGGCCGCTCCCTGGGCCACATGCTGCGTGAGGAGCTGGGCGAAGTACCCGGCGTCATCGCCATGGTCGGCGTGCTGGTGCTGATGATGATCGTGCTGGCGGTGCTGGCCCTGGTCGTGGTCAAGGCCCTCACCCACAGCCCCTGGGGAACCTTCACGGTCGCCGCGACCATTCCCATCGCGCTCCTGATGGGGGTGTACCTGCGTTATATCCGGCCCGGCCGCATCCTCGAGGTCTCGATCATCGGCCTGGTGCTGCTCCTGGCCTCGATCTGGTACGGCAAGACCGTCAACGACACGCCGGCCATGGCCGTCCTGTTCGACTTCGACGCGAAGGCCCTGGCGTGGTTGCTGATCGGCTACGGCTTCTTCGCCTCGGTCCTGCCGGTGTGGCTGTTGCTCGCCCCGCGCGACTACCTGTCCACCTTCCTCAAGATCGGCACCATCGCCCTGCTCGCCCTGGCCATCTTCCTGGCCGCGCCGACCCTGCAGATGCCGGCGGTGACCAAGTTCATCGACGGCACCGGCCCGGTCTTCGCCGGCAACCTGTTCCCCTTCCTGTTCATCACCATCGCCTGCGGTGCCGTCTCCGGCTGGCATTCGATCATCGCCTCCGGCACCACACCCAAGCTGCTCGCCAACGAGGGCGAGGCACGCATGGTCGGTTACGGCGGCATGCTGATGGAGGCCTTCGTCGCCATCATGGCGCTGATCGCCGCGTCGTCCCTGCATCCGGGGGTGTATTTCGCGATGAACTCTCCCGGCGCGCTCGTCGGCACGACCGTCGAGCAGGCCGCGCAGACCATCAGCACCTGGGGCTTCCTGGTCACGCCACAGGAACTGACCGAGACGGCCAAGAACATTGGCGAAGGCACCATCCTCGGTCGCGCCGGCGGCGCCCCGACCCTCGCGGTCGGCATGGCCCAGTTGCTTCACGGCATCCTGCCCGGCGAAGGCATGATGGCCATGTGGTACCACTACGCGATCCTGTTCGAAGCCCTGTTCATCCTGACCACGGTGGACGCCGGCACACGCGTCGGCCGCTTCATGATCCAGGAGCTGGCGGGCATGGCTTACGCGCCGCTCAAGGAAACCAAGTCCTGGGTGAGCAACATCATCGCCACGGTGATCTGTGTCGGCCTGTGGGGTTACTTCCTCTACCAGGGCGCCGTGGATCCACTGGGTGGCATCAACACCTTGTGGCCACTGTTCGGTATCGCCAACCAGATGCTTGCGGCGATCGCGCTGATGCTCGCCACGCTGGTGACGGTCAAACTCAAGCGCGAGCGTTACGTCCTTGTGCCCGGCCTGCCCGCCGCGTGGCTGGTCATCTGCACGCTCACGGCGGCAGGGCAAAAGCTGTTCGACGACAAGATCAGCTTCACCGCTGCCGCACAGAAATACGCCGACGCCATGGCTTCGGGCAAACTGCTCGCACCGGCGAAGACGGCCGAGGAAATGCAGCGCATCGTCACCAACAACCGGGTCGACATGGTCCTCACCGGCCTGTTCATGCTGCTGGTGCTGACCATGCTGTTCTTCTCGCTACGCGCCATCGCCCGCGCCTGGCGCGCCAACCATCCGACCGCGCACGAAGAACCGTACGTCGCGCTGTCGAGCGTCGCGTCGTGA
- a CDS encoding YbdD/YjiX family protein, giving the protein MSTTARPGPRALWKWAVQTARLCCGVPDYDVYVKHLREHHPERKIPSYGEFFRERQEARYRGTGGRCC; this is encoded by the coding sequence ATGAGTACGACAGCCAGGCCGGGTCCGCGCGCGCTGTGGAAGTGGGCGGTGCAAACCGCCCGCCTCTGCTGCGGCGTGCCGGATTACGACGTCTACGTGAAGCACCTTCGCGAGCATCATCCCGAGCGGAAGATCCCGAGCTACGGCGAGTTCTTCCGGGAGCGGCAGGAAGCGAGGTATCGGGGGACGGGCGGGCGCTGTTGTTGA